A portion of the Haemophilus influenzae genome contains these proteins:
- a CDS encoding uroporphyrinogen-III C-methyltransferase, with amino-acid sequence MAKEQPNDLTEQLTDTPKTAVEQTETMQSVPQTIVKKTGTALSLLAILVALGIGGAGYYFGQQQIAEIQQKLTALENQTGANLSSNNTNNNKRLTQLEQSLKTAQENIAQLEQLIVSKTGEITSLQTQMKQVSQLAIAQQPSDWLFSEADFLLNNALRKLVLDNDVDTAVSLLKLADETLVKVNNSQANEIRSAINQDLKQLLSLSSVDQNAIMQKLSQLANTVDELQALNVNFDETSKNNDKLSNNITDWQQNIEKSATSFLNHFIRISPKQNSNKKELLAPNQDIYLRENIRLRLQLAIMAVPRQQNELYKQSLEAVSSWVRSYFDTNAEVTQNFLKLVDGLTDTSIYVDVPEQLKSLTLLDKYLNRTALDLQKVEIEADKAIDTMPKVEAVKPTQSESQQ; translated from the coding sequence ATGGCAAAAGAGCAACCTAACGATCTCACTGAACAACTTACAGATACGCCAAAAACAGCTGTTGAACAAACTGAAACAATGCAGTCTGTTCCGCAAACTATTGTAAAAAAAACGGGTACAGCATTGAGTTTATTAGCAATACTTGTTGCGCTAGGTATTGGTGGAGCTGGATACTATTTTGGTCAGCAACAAATAGCTGAAATTCAACAGAAATTAACCGCACTTGAAAATCAAACGGGAGCAAATCTTTCCTCAAATAACACCAACAACAATAAACGACTTACACAATTAGAACAGAGTTTAAAAACTGCACAAGAAAATATAGCGCAACTGGAACAATTAATTGTAAGCAAAACAGGGGAAATAACATCCTTACAAACTCAAATGAAACAAGTAAGTCAGCTTGCCATCGCACAACAACCAAGCGATTGGTTATTTTCCGAAGCTGATTTTTTACTAAATAATGCCCTGCGTAAACTTGTTTTAGATAACGATGTTGATACAGCGGTTTCTTTATTAAAATTAGCTGATGAAACCCTCGTCAAGGTTAATAATTCACAAGCAAATGAAATTCGTAGTGCAATCAATCAAGATTTAAAACAACTTCTTTCACTTTCAAGTGTGGATCAAAATGCGATAATGCAAAAACTGTCACAACTTGCAAACACAGTCGATGAATTACAGGCTTTGAATGTAAATTTTGATGAAACATCTAAAAATAATGATAAATTATCCAACAACATTACTGACTGGCAACAAAATATTGAAAAAAGCGCAACCTCTTTCCTAAATCATTTTATTCGTATTTCGCCAAAACAAAATTCAAATAAAAAAGAATTACTTGCACCAAATCAAGATATTTATCTTCGTGAGAACATTCGTCTACGTTTACAGCTTGCGATTATGGCAGTTCCTCGTCAGCAAAATGAACTTTATAAGCAATCTCTAGAAGCTGTTTCTTCTTGGGTTCGTAGCTATTTTGATACAAACGCTGAAGTAACACAAAATTTCTTAAAATTAGTAGATGGATTGACTGATACTTCTATTTATGTAGATGTACCAGAGCAATTAAAAAGTTTAACATTACTTGACAAATATCTTAATCGTACAGCTTTAGATCTACAAAAAGTGGAAATTGAAGCAGACAAGGCGATTGATACAATGCCTAAAGTAGAAGCTGTTAAACCAACACAATCTGAATCACAACAATAA
- a CDS encoding heme biosynthesis protein HemY produces the protein MFRVLFLMLTLLVGLVAGPYISGQQGYVRIETANRIIEMSITTLVIFFIISLAIIYAFEWGITRFFRLSRSSYQWFSNRKRVKAQKQTLEGLVKMNEGDYAKAEKLIGKNAKHSAEPVLNLIKAAEAAQQRGDEFSANRYLIEATELAGSDNLLVEIARTRILLQQNKLPAARSSVDSLLEMARRNKEVLKLAVEIYLRSKAYQALDKILDNVANSGLFNDEEFKDLRSKTENGLLDEKMNEEGIDGLLTWWNQQPRHRRNNIELKISLIQRLIDCNDHESATELTFEILKKLGDNTAISLPLCTQITRLQPEDNSKLLKLIEKRAKRVDEKQKCCINRALGYLYVRNNEFLKAADVFKNVIACPEQLEQNDLMMASYVFEQVGDKALAEQVRQESLKSVMAIQDVIPESAEEKTEENSTALLESKSE, from the coding sequence ATGTTTAGAGTGCTTTTTTTAATGCTGACATTGCTTGTAGGACTTGTAGCAGGGCCTTATATTTCTGGTCAGCAAGGTTATGTGCGCATTGAGACAGCAAATCGTATTATAGAAATGTCCATCACTACCTTAGTGATTTTTTTCATTATTTCTTTAGCAATAATTTATGCTTTTGAATGGGGCATCACTCGTTTCTTTCGTTTAAGTCGTAGCTCTTATCAATGGTTTTCTAATCGCAAACGTGTAAAAGCACAAAAACAAACCCTTGAAGGCTTGGTAAAAATGAATGAAGGGGATTACGCTAAAGCAGAAAAATTAATTGGCAAAAATGCTAAACATTCTGCTGAACCTGTACTAAATCTCATCAAAGCAGCAGAAGCCGCTCAACAACGTGGCGACGAATTTAGTGCAAATCGCTATTTAATTGAAGCAACAGAATTAGCCGGCTCTGATAATTTGCTCGTGGAAATTGCCCGTACTCGCATTTTATTGCAACAAAACAAGTTACCTGCAGCGCGCAGTTCTGTAGATAGCTTATTAGAAATGGCTCGTCGCAATAAAGAAGTATTAAAACTTGCGGTAGAAATTTATCTTCGCTCTAAAGCCTATCAAGCTCTAGATAAAATTTTAGACAATGTTGCGAATAGCGGTTTATTCAATGATGAAGAATTCAAAGATCTTCGCTCTAAAACCGAAAATGGTTTACTCGACGAGAAAATGAACGAAGAAGGAATTGATGGCTTACTAACTTGGTGGAATCAGCAACCTCGTCATCGCCGTAACAATATTGAACTTAAAATTAGCCTTATTCAACGTTTAATTGACTGTAATGATCATGAATCAGCTACTGAATTGACATTTGAAATACTGAAAAAACTCGGTGACAATACAGCAATCAGTTTACCTCTTTGTACTCAAATTACACGTTTACAACCAGAAGATAACAGTAAACTTCTCAAGCTAATAGAAAAACGTGCAAAACGTGTGGATGAAAAACAAAAATGCTGTATCAATCGTGCTTTGGGCTATTTATATGTTCGTAACAATGAATTTCTTAAAGCAGCAGATGTATTCAAAAACGTCATCGCTTGCCCTGAACAATTAGAACAAAATGATTTGATGATGGCATCTTATGTATTTGAACAAGTGGGCGATAAAGCATTAGCTGAACAAGTTCGCCAAGAGAGTTTGAAATCAGTGATGGCAATTCAGGATGTCATTCCAGAAAGTGCGGAAGAAAAAACAGAAGAAAATTCAACCGCACTTTTAGAAAGCAAATCTGAGTAG
- the psiE gene encoding phosphate-starvation-inducible protein PsiE: protein MPRIITDVLKIVLCTALIALAIVLIIALVKITYTLSMMVLNTSSVVPYDVAEQAVMFFLYFGFIGLIVQYFKSGYDFPLRYFIYAGITAMLRLIIVNHESSVDTILFAGAILIMVIALFLVLYSNKLKNI from the coding sequence TTGCCACGAATCATTACTGATGTATTGAAAATTGTGCTTTGTACAGCGTTGATTGCGCTAGCGATTGTGCTTATTATTGCCCTTGTAAAAATAACTTATACTTTATCTATGATGGTGCTTAACACTTCGTCTGTTGTACCTTATGATGTTGCTGAACAAGCAGTAATGTTTTTCTTATATTTCGGGTTTATTGGTTTGATTGTGCAGTATTTTAAAAGCGGATATGACTTCCCTTTACGCTATTTTATTTATGCTGGGATCACTGCGATGTTGCGTTTAATCATTGTTAATCATGAAAGCTCGGTGGATACCATCTTATTTGCAGGAGCAATTTTGATTATGGTGATCGCACTCTTTTTGGTGTTATATTCTAATAAACTGAAAAATATATAG
- the tfoX gene encoding DNA transformation protein TfoX, which produces MNIKDEHIDSVCSLLDQLVGNVSFKNLFTGYGLFHKEETMFAIWQNKKLYLRGEGVLAIQLTKLGCEPFTTNELNKRFVLSQYYALSDQVLRSNRLCRKLIILSIKQILEQKLECTLRKLNRLKDLPNLTIKHERALIKVGITNVAMLREIGAENALVELKKSGSGATLDFYWKLVCALQNKNSQMLSQAEKERLLKKLNEVLRKNGLKGYRKLDDE; this is translated from the coding sequence ATGAATATAAAGGATGAGCATATAGATAGCGTTTGCTCCTTGTTAGATCAGTTAGTAGGAAATGTTTCCTTTAAAAATCTTTTTACTGGTTACGGTTTGTTTCACAAGGAAGAGACAATGTTTGCCATTTGGCAAAATAAAAAACTTTATTTACGCGGTGAGGGTGTTCTCGCAATTCAATTAACTAAATTAGGTTGTGAACCTTTTACAACGAATGAATTGAATAAACGGTTTGTGCTTTCACAATATTATGCACTTTCTGATCAGGTTTTACGTAGTAATAGATTGTGTAGAAAATTGATTATTCTTTCTATTAAGCAGATTCTTGAGCAGAAGCTAGAATGTACGTTAAGAAAATTGAATCGATTAAAGGATTTACCCAATTTAACGATTAAACATGAAAGAGCTTTAATAAAAGTTGGTATTACAAATGTTGCGATGCTAAGAGAGATTGGCGCAGAAAATGCATTGGTGGAATTAAAGAAAAGTGGCAGTGGTGCTACGCTTGATTTTTATTGGAAATTAGTATGTGCTTTGCAAAATAAAAATAGTCAGATGTTAAGTCAAGCTGAAAAAGAGCGTTTATTGAAGAAATTAAACGAAGTTTTGAGAAAAAATGGTTTAAAAGGCTATAGAAAATTAGATGATGAATAA
- the recA gene encoding recombinase RecA, producing MATQEEKQKALAAALGQIEKQFGKGSIMKLGDTKTLDVESISTGSLGLDVALGIGGLPMGRIVEIFGPESSGKTTLTLSVIAQAQKAGKTCAFIDAEHALDPIYAAKLGVDVKELFVSQPDNGEQALEICDALVRSGAIDVIIVDSVAALTPKAEIEGDMGDSHMGLQARLMSQALRKLTGQIKNANCLVVFINQIRMKIGVMFGNPETTTGGNALKFYSSVRLDIRRTGSVKDGENIIGNETRVKVVKNKLAAPFRQVDFQILYGEGISKAGELLELGVKHKLVEKSGAWYSYNGEKIGQGKANSMKWLNENIEKSDELEARLRAELVANPEQALMADIEQSENNTESESDFE from the coding sequence ATGGCAACTCAAGAAGAAAAACAAAAAGCACTAGCAGCTGCATTAGGGCAAATCGAAAAACAATTTGGTAAAGGCTCAATTATGAAATTAGGCGATACCAAAACGTTAGACGTAGAATCTATTTCTACTGGATCACTTGGCTTAGATGTTGCACTAGGAATTGGTGGTTTACCTATGGGACGAATTGTAGAAATTTTCGGGCCTGAATCATCGGGTAAAACAACATTAACTCTTTCCGTCATTGCTCAAGCACAAAAAGCAGGAAAAACCTGTGCATTTATTGATGCAGAACACGCACTTGATCCTATTTATGCAGCAAAACTTGGTGTAGATGTAAAAGAACTTTTTGTTTCTCAACCAGATAATGGGGAACAGGCACTTGAAATCTGTGATGCATTAGTTCGCTCAGGTGCAATTGATGTAATTATTGTGGACTCCGTTGCCGCACTGACACCAAAAGCTGAAATTGAAGGGGATATGGGCGATTCTCATATGGGTCTGCAAGCACGTTTAATGTCTCAAGCTTTGCGTAAACTCACAGGTCAAATTAAAAATGCAAACTGTCTAGTTGTGTTTATTAACCAAATCCGTATGAAAATAGGTGTGATGTTTGGTAATCCTGAAACTACTACGGGCGGTAATGCATTAAAATTCTATTCTTCTGTTCGCTTAGATATTCGCCGTACAGGTTCTGTAAAAGATGGCGAAAATATTATTGGAAATGAAACCCGCGTAAAAGTAGTGAAAAACAAATTAGCGGCACCATTCCGCCAAGTGGATTTCCAAATTCTCTATGGAGAAGGCATTTCAAAAGCAGGTGAATTATTAGAACTTGGTGTAAAACACAAACTTGTAGAAAAATCAGGTGCTTGGTATTCCTACAATGGTGAAAAAATTGGTCAAGGAAAGGCTAATTCAATGAAATGGCTTAACGAAAATATAGAGAAATCAGATGAATTAGAAGCTCGTTTACGTGCTGAATTAGTGGCTAATCCAGAACAAGCCTTAATGGCGGATATTGAACAATCTGAAAATAACACTGAATCAGAAAGTGATTTTGAATAA
- the recX gene encoding recombination regulator RecX, with protein sequence MSSLAFNYIVNLLSRREYSEFELRNKMQEKNFSEEEIDEALSRCQAKNWQSDRRFSENYLNSRSQKGYGVGRIRQELRQLKGVSSDIIDEVLMESEIDWYEMAENLLRKKFPNYNEQQTPKMKQKIWQYMLSHGFRSDEFADLIGQNQSEWD encoded by the coding sequence TTGTCATCCCTTGCTTTTAATTACATAGTTAATCTTCTTTCTCGCAGAGAATATAGTGAATTCGAGCTCCGCAATAAAATGCAGGAAAAGAACTTTTCGGAAGAAGAAATTGATGAAGCTTTATCTCGATGCCAAGCAAAAAATTGGCAAAGCGATCGTCGTTTTTCAGAAAATTATCTAAATTCACGCTCACAAAAAGGTTATGGTGTAGGAAGAATTCGACAAGAATTACGCCAATTAAAAGGTGTGTCTTCTGATATTATTGATGAAGTTTTAATGGAATCAGAAATTGATTGGTATGAAATGGCTGAGAACTTGTTACGTAAAAAATTCCCAAATTATAACGAGCAGCAAACGCCTAAAATGAAACAAAAAATTTGGCAATATATGCTATCACACGGATTTCGTAGCGATGAATTTGCTGATTTAATTGGGCAAAACCAAAGTGAATGGGATTAA
- the crcB gene encoding fluoride efflux transporter CrcB has product MQALLFISCGAILGASLRWAIGLLFNPLFSSFAFGTLIANLFGCLIIGVLLGLFWQFPQISSEWRLFLITGFLGSLTTFSSFSSEVVELFFNDKWLNGFCVLMMHLFGCLAMTVLGIWIYKICSQLLS; this is encoded by the coding sequence ATGCAGGCATTATTATTCATAAGTTGTGGTGCAATATTAGGCGCGTCATTGCGTTGGGCTATAGGATTGTTATTTAATCCTTTATTTTCTTCGTTTGCTTTTGGGACTTTAATCGCTAATTTGTTTGGCTGTTTAATTATTGGTGTATTACTTGGGCTTTTTTGGCAATTTCCACAAATTAGTTCTGAATGGCGGTTATTTTTAATTACGGGTTTTTTAGGATCGCTAACCACATTTTCGTCTTTTTCTTCCGAAGTTGTGGAATTATTTTTTAATGACAAGTGGTTAAATGGATTTTGTGTATTAATGATGCATTTATTCGGATGTTTAGCTATGACTGTGTTAGGCATTTGGATATATAAAATTTGTTCTCAACTTTTATCTTAA
- a CDS encoding Cof-type HAD-IIB family hydrolase: MNLPFRAMVSDLDGTLLTPEHLVGDLTIDTLRALEQKGVDIILATGRNHTDVSSILGKIGAERAAMITSNGARVRDLQGNLLYSNSLPEELVLELYKTPFDTSKVCMNSYQDEGWFTNKDIPAMRQFHKESGFDYNVVDFSKHHGRGTEKVFFIGKTPEDLVEVETYLRDKFGDVATIVYSALACLEVMNKNVSKGDALKHLLESREYELKDCIAFGDGMNDVEMLSWSGKGCIMQDADIRLKKACPELEVIGSNKEESVARYLRTQFGLDY, encoded by the coding sequence ATGAATTTACCTTTTCGAGCAATGGTGTCTGATTTAGATGGCACACTTTTAACACCTGAACATTTAGTGGGTGATCTTACCATTGATACGCTGAGAGCATTAGAGCAAAAAGGCGTAGATATTATTTTGGCAACAGGACGCAATCATACCGATGTGTCATCCATTCTTGGAAAAATTGGTGCGGAACGTGCGGCTATGATTACATCAAACGGTGCTCGTGTACGGGATTTACAGGGTAATTTGCTTTATAGCAATAGTTTGCCTGAAGAATTAGTTCTTGAGCTTTACAAAACGCCATTTGATACTTCCAAAGTATGCATGAATAGCTATCAAGATGAAGGTTGGTTTACTAATAAAGATATTCCTGCAATGCGTCAGTTCCATAAAGAATCTGGATTTGATTATAACGTTGTCGATTTTTCTAAACATCATGGACGTGGGACAGAAAAAGTCTTTTTTATTGGTAAAACTCCAGAGGATTTAGTTGAAGTAGAAACTTATTTACGAGATAAGTTTGGTGACGTAGCGACAATTGTTTATTCAGCATTAGCTTGTTTGGAAGTAATGAATAAGAATGTTTCAAAAGGGGATGCATTAAAACATTTACTCGAATCACGCGAGTATGAGTTAAAAGACTGTATTGCTTTTGGTGATGGAATGAATGATGTAGAAATGCTTTCTTGGTCTGGTAAAGGCTGTATCATGCAAGATGCAGATATTCGTTTAAAAAAAGCTTGTCCAGAGTTAGAAGTTATTGGCTCAAATAAAGAAGAATCAGTCGCTCGTTATTTGCGAACCCAATTTGGATTAGATTATTAA
- a CDS encoding ornithine carbamoyltransferase, whose amino-acid sequence MAFNMKNRHLLSLVHHTEREIKYLLDLSRDLKRAKYAGTEQQKLKGKNIALIFEKTSTRTRCAFEVAAYDQGAQVTYIDPNSSQIGHKESMKDTARVLGRMYDGIEYRGFKQSIVQELADYAGVPVFNGLTDEFHPTQMLADVLTMIEHCDKPLSEISYVYIGDARNNMGNSLLLIGAKLGMDVRICGPKALLPEANLVEMCEKFAKESGARITVTENIDKAVKGVDFIHTDVWVSMGEPLETWGERIKLLLPYQVTPELMKRTGNPKVKFMHCLPAFHNSETKVGRQIAEKYPELANGIEVTEEVFESPMNIAFEQAENRMHTIKAVMVASLA is encoded by the coding sequence ATGGCTTTCAATATGAAAAATAGACATTTACTTAGTCTTGTTCATCACACAGAACGTGAAATTAAATATCTCTTAGATCTCTCCCGAGATTTGAAACGAGCCAAATATGCCGGCACAGAACAACAAAAATTAAAAGGCAAAAATATCGCGCTCATCTTTGAAAAAACCTCCACCCGCACACGCTGTGCATTTGAAGTCGCCGCTTATGATCAAGGCGCACAAGTCACCTACATCGACCCTAATTCCTCTCAAATTGGCCACAAAGAAAGTATGAAAGATACCGCCCGCGTATTAGGCAGAATGTATGATGGCATTGAATATCGTGGCTTTAAACAAAGTATCGTTCAAGAACTGGCTGATTATGCTGGAGTGCCAGTATTCAATGGTTTAACCGATGAATTCCACCCAACACAAATGCTTGCCGACGTACTTACCATGATTGAACATTGCGACAAACCATTAAGTGAAATTAGCTATGTATATATTGGGGATGCTCGCAATAACATGGGTAATTCACTTTTATTAATTGGTGCAAAATTAGGTATGGATGTTCGTATTTGTGGACCTAAAGCATTATTACCAGAAGCAAATCTTGTGGAAATGTGCGAAAAATTTGCGAAAGAAAGTGGAGCTCGTATTACTGTAACTGAAAATATCGACAAAGCGGTGAAAGGCGTAGATTTTATCCATACTGATGTGTGGGTTTCAATGGGTGAACCATTAGAAACTTGGGGCGAACGCATTAAATTATTACTTCCTTATCAAGTCACACCTGAATTAATGAAACGCACTGGTAATCCAAAAGTGAAATTTATGCACTGCTTGCCAGCCTTCCATAACAGCGAAACCAAAGTTGGTCGTCAAATTGCTGAAAAATATCCTGAATTAGCTAATGGTATTGAAGTAACTGAAGAGGTATTTGAATCGCCAATGAACATTGCATTTGAACAAGCAGAAAACCGTATGCACACAATTAAAGCGGTAAT